The Bacillota bacterium genome includes the window ATTCGCGCCGGGAGGGGGATCTCCTCCACTTCCCCGGTCGCCGCCAGGAGTTGCCGGTACGGTTTTCGGAGGACAGGGACGGGGGACGTGGGGCGATGGAGCAATCCCTGGGACGGCGGGCCGTCAGCAGACCAGTCGCCGCAGGTCGCGGACCGCGAGCGGAAGGCCAAGGGTGCTGAAACGCCGGCTGGTGAGGCGGCCGGATCGCACCGGGCCGAGACGTACGAGAGGACCTGGTCTTGCTTGGTGTGAATCTATTGCAAAAGGCGAGCCTCCAGACGAGCCTGCTGCACCGGAGTCAGCGCGGCCACAAAGACCGAATATTGCAATGGATCCCCGAAGTCCCGCATGATCTTATGGACTGTCTGTAGTCGCCTCTCATCAGCTACGCCGTAGGCAACGAGGT containing:
- a CDS encoding CRISPR-associated endonuclease Cas2; this encodes MPAANHRSPGLPAFTAASGHHRSTPKGAQRERASAHVKVRTNSRRELYLVAYGVADERRLQTVHKIMRDFGDPLQYSVFVAALTPVQQARLEARLLQ